In Sphingomonas aliaeris, a single genomic region encodes these proteins:
- a CDS encoding STAS domain-containing protein, with protein MIMEDGFAALSKIVSEREREIVAHWRQLLGAASGGTGRIKDAEVEKQCRDFLSAFAAGLSAGATIATDPAFASTRDLLGEVSRSRANQGFTPTETATFVFSLKEPLFEQVRTSYPDDAARVASLGWDMTQILDQLGLYTMEVYQRSREDVVRRQQDEIAELSTPVVKLWEGILALPLIGTLDSARTQVVMENLLQAIVDQSADLAIIDITGVPTVDTLVAQHLLKTIAAARLMGADCIVSGIRPQIAQTMVHLGVELDVVSKATLADALALAFQRTGRTVVRKAAAKG; from the coding sequence ATGATTATGGAAGACGGCTTTGCCGCCCTGTCGAAGATTGTCAGCGAGCGTGAGAGGGAAATCGTCGCTCATTGGCGGCAGCTTCTCGGTGCGGCGTCGGGTGGCACGGGGCGGATCAAAGACGCGGAGGTCGAGAAGCAGTGCCGCGACTTCCTGTCAGCGTTCGCGGCAGGCCTTAGCGCTGGCGCCACGATCGCAACCGATCCTGCATTCGCTTCGACTCGTGATTTGCTCGGTGAGGTGTCACGGTCACGCGCGAACCAGGGCTTCACCCCGACCGAAACTGCAACCTTCGTCTTCTCGCTGAAGGAGCCGCTCTTCGAGCAGGTCCGAACGAGTTATCCGGACGATGCCGCTCGCGTCGCAAGCCTAGGCTGGGACATGACCCAAATCCTCGACCAACTCGGCCTCTACACCATGGAGGTCTACCAGCGCAGTCGCGAGGACGTGGTACGTCGCCAGCAAGACGAGATCGCCGAGCTATCGACACCCGTCGTCAAGCTGTGGGAAGGCATTCTGGCGCTGCCGCTAATCGGTACGCTCGACTCCGCACGCACCCAGGTCGTGATGGAAAATCTACTTCAAGCGATCGTCGACCAGAGCGCCGATCTCGCGATCATTGACATCACCGGCGTGCCGACTGTCGATACGCTCGTCGCACAGCACCTACTTAAAACGATCGCGGCCGCACGCCTCATGGGCGCCGATTGCATTGTGTCCGGCATCCGGCCGCAGATTGCGCAGACAATGGTGCACCTGGGTGTCGAGCTCGACGTCGTCTCGAAGGCGACGCTTGCCGATGCCTTGGCGCTCGCATTCCAGCGCACCGGGCGAACCGTCGTCCGCAAGGCTGCCGCGAAGGGCTAA
- a CDS encoding Crp/Fnr family transcriptional regulator: MDDRSFDAEGEGSLRARPITDNALLRVLSEADRAALVPHLEVVPFRNGDMIARAGDPANSICFPLTGIAAVLDSLEGDRRYAVALVGNEGFIGWPLLLGDGRWPHDVVMRAEHGVAVRLSAAALHGALTEHPKIRAVLLRFVGVLMTQMGRTIVSSLAHSIERRMARWILLYHDRVCENDICLTHEEFRLMLGVRRSSVTDALHKLEQDEAIRSLRGRVIVRDRERLLRLAGDTYGFAEAEYRRLLPG; encoded by the coding sequence ATGGACGATCGGTCTTTTGACGCGGAAGGTGAAGGCTCGCTGCGAGCGCGGCCAATTACGGATAATGCGCTGCTGCGCGTCTTGAGCGAAGCTGATCGCGCCGCGCTCGTGCCGCATCTGGAGGTGGTGCCGTTTCGCAATGGTGACATGATCGCGCGCGCTGGCGACCCGGCGAACAGCATCTGCTTTCCGCTGACCGGGATCGCCGCGGTGCTCGATTCCCTTGAAGGCGACCGCCGGTACGCCGTCGCGCTGGTCGGGAACGAGGGGTTCATCGGTTGGCCGCTGCTGCTCGGTGACGGCCGATGGCCACATGACGTGGTGATGCGAGCGGAGCACGGCGTGGCGGTGAGGCTCTCGGCTGCAGCATTGCACGGAGCATTGACTGAACACCCGAAGATCCGTGCCGTGCTGCTCCGCTTCGTCGGCGTGCTGATGACCCAGATGGGCAGGACGATCGTCTCGTCGCTCGCACATTCGATCGAACGACGGATGGCGCGCTGGATCCTGCTCTATCACGATCGGGTTTGTGAAAACGACATCTGCCTGACCCATGAAGAGTTCAGGCTCATGCTCGGCGTACGGCGCAGCAGCGTCACGGATGCACTTCATAAACTGGAGCAGGACGAGGCGATCCGATCGCTTCGCGGCCGGGTGATCGTGCGCGACCGGGAACGCCTCTTGCGCCTAGCAGGCGACACGTACGGTTTTGCCGAAGCGGAGTACCGACGCCTGCTCCCTGGATGA
- a CDS encoding PAS domain S-box protein → MSLPAAIRHAAILASATDFAIVATDLDARITDWNSGAENILGWTAENMLGEPVDRIFTPEDRSAGRPAIEMTLAMSQGTAEDERWHLRADGSRFWASGRMTPLHEGERHIGFLKVLRDQTSARIASDRVLASEETWRGTFERLVEGLRIGEVVRDQNGRAVDWRYLEVNPAWERMTGSTREQAQGRTVSEIIPGIEDEWIAEFAQVVDSGQPLSFLREVGVWARWYEGRVFTLGGDRFGCLFFDVTERRNDAARRDALLALDERIRTLTDPSEIAFTSAQVLGEMLGASRAGYGELDQDADSVRIDRDWTAEGNFSLAGTHRFRDFGTFIDDLKEGHLVAIDDAGKDERTSANSEALRQVGAVSLLNLPIIEGGKTVALLYLNAATPRIWTANDIAIVRDVADRTRVAVERRRAEQDLQNLAATLEQQVEQRTQERDRVWQVSRDMLGVAGTDGVWLSVNPAWSETLGWPEKAFIGQTSEWLEHPEDRLKTREEIGRLATGHTSMLFENRFRTRDGDYRCLSWSAVPVGGLVYCVARDITEQKRREATLFDTQEQLRQSQKVEAVGQLTGGVAHDFNNLLTVIRGSLDLLRRPALSEEKRARYLDAISDTTDRATRLTSQLLAFARRQTLKAETFDAAASIVGLGGMLRTLTSSRIVVDLQTGDVPIFVRVDRSQFDTAIVNIAVNARDAMSGEGTLTIAVEEANSIPATRSHAAVPGRFVAVMLTDTGSGIPADQVERIFEPFFTTKGVGHGTGLGLSQVFGFAKQSSGDVLVRSEPGTGSTFTLYLPKVLQEEHQSTHTEDAIAPFAQGSCILVVEDNSEVGDFATQALAELGYNTHLAVDAASALIELGRDGADYDLVFSDVVMPGMSGIELAREIGHRLPDVPVVLTSGYSSVLAEQGNHDFELLQKPYSLEELAKVLARVSARRKVTG, encoded by the coding sequence ATGTCCCTGCCTGCCGCCATCCGCCATGCCGCAATCCTCGCAAGCGCGACCGATTTCGCGATCGTCGCGACCGACCTCGACGCCCGAATCACTGACTGGAATAGCGGCGCCGAGAACATCTTGGGCTGGACAGCAGAGAACATGCTGGGTGAGCCCGTCGATCGCATTTTCACGCCGGAAGATCGTTCAGCGGGTAGGCCCGCCATCGAGATGACGCTTGCCATGTCGCAGGGCACCGCCGAGGATGAGAGGTGGCACTTGCGGGCGGACGGCTCCCGCTTCTGGGCCAGTGGTCGCATGACGCCCCTGCATGAGGGTGAACGACACATTGGCTTCCTGAAGGTTCTTCGCGACCAGACTTCGGCGCGGATCGCGTCCGACCGGGTTCTCGCCAGTGAGGAAACGTGGCGCGGTACGTTCGAGCGCCTGGTCGAAGGATTGCGCATCGGCGAGGTTGTACGGGACCAGAATGGTCGGGCGGTCGACTGGCGATATCTTGAGGTAAACCCCGCCTGGGAGCGCATGACCGGCAGCACGCGCGAGCAGGCGCAGGGACGAACGGTCAGCGAAATCATCCCGGGCATAGAGGACGAATGGATCGCCGAGTTCGCCCAGGTCGTGGACTCCGGACAACCGCTGAGCTTCCTGCGCGAGGTCGGCGTCTGGGCTCGCTGGTATGAAGGCCGGGTTTTTACCCTTGGCGGCGATCGGTTCGGCTGCCTGTTCTTCGACGTCACCGAACGCCGCAACGACGCCGCCAGACGTGATGCCCTGCTGGCGCTCGACGAGCGCATTCGCACGCTGACCGATCCGAGCGAGATCGCCTTCACCTCGGCGCAGGTTCTGGGGGAGATGCTCGGTGCAAGCCGGGCTGGCTACGGCGAGTTAGATCAAGATGCGGACAGTGTCAGGATTGACCGCGACTGGACTGCGGAGGGTAACTTCTCGCTCGCCGGAACGCACCGCTTCCGCGACTTCGGCACCTTCATTGACGACCTGAAGGAAGGTCATTTGGTTGCGATCGATGACGCGGGTAAGGACGAGCGTACGTCCGCCAACAGCGAAGCCTTGCGGCAGGTCGGCGCAGTGTCGCTACTCAATCTGCCCATCATCGAGGGCGGTAAGACGGTGGCGTTGCTCTACCTCAACGCCGCCACGCCGCGCATCTGGACGGCCAACGATATTGCAATTGTCCGCGATGTCGCAGACCGAACGCGGGTCGCGGTCGAACGACGACGTGCCGAACAAGACCTGCAGAACCTCGCTGCGACACTGGAACAGCAGGTCGAGCAGCGCACCCAGGAGCGTGACCGGGTTTGGCAGGTCAGTCGCGATATGCTGGGCGTAGCCGGTACTGATGGGGTCTGGCTCAGCGTAAATCCTGCCTGGTCGGAAACGCTCGGCTGGCCGGAGAAGGCCTTTATCGGGCAGACCTCGGAATGGCTGGAACATCCCGAGGATCGCCTGAAGACACGCGAGGAGATCGGCAGGCTCGCCACAGGCCATACCAGCATGCTTTTCGAAAACCGGTTCCGCACCAGAGACGGCGACTATCGCTGCCTGTCTTGGTCGGCAGTACCGGTCGGAGGGTTGGTCTATTGCGTTGCACGCGACATCACCGAGCAGAAGCGGCGAGAGGCGACCCTGTTCGATACGCAGGAACAGCTCCGCCAGAGTCAGAAGGTCGAGGCGGTCGGGCAGCTTACGGGCGGCGTGGCGCACGATTTCAACAACCTGCTGACGGTCATCCGCGGATCACTTGACCTGCTGCGCCGGCCCGCGTTGTCGGAGGAGAAGCGCGCCCGGTATCTGGACGCCATCTCCGACACCACCGACCGGGCAACCCGGCTGACGAGTCAGCTGTTGGCCTTCGCCCGCAGGCAGACGTTGAAGGCGGAGACGTTCGACGCCGCAGCCAGCATCGTCGGACTTGGCGGAATGCTACGGACGCTAACAAGCTCACGTATCGTAGTCGATCTGCAAACAGGTGATGTACCGATTTTTGTGCGCGTGGATCGAAGCCAGTTCGACACCGCTATCGTCAACATCGCGGTCAATGCGCGCGACGCTATGTCGGGCGAGGGAACGTTGACGATCGCCGTTGAAGAGGCGAACAGCATACCTGCAACGCGCTCTCATGCCGCTGTTCCAGGGCGGTTCGTTGCCGTCATGCTGACCGATACGGGTTCGGGTATCCCGGCCGATCAGGTCGAGCGCATTTTTGAGCCGTTCTTCACAACCAAGGGCGTCGGCCACGGCACCGGCCTTGGCCTCAGTCAGGTGTTCGGCTTCGCCAAACAGTCGAGCGGCGACGTGCTAGTGCGGAGCGAGCCCGGCACAGGCTCCACCTTCACCTTATACCTGCCGAAGGTTTTGCAAGAGGAACATCAATCTACTCACACAGAGGACGCGATAGCGCCATTCGCGCAGGGCTCCTGCATCCTGGTGGTTGAGGACAACAGCGAGGTGGGCGACTTCGCGACGCAGGCGCTAGCGGAACTCGGCTATAATACGCACCTTGCTGTCGATGCTGCGAGCGCGTTGATCGAACTTGGTCGCGATGGCGCGGATTACGACCTTGTCTTCTCGGATGTCGTCATGCCCGGAATGTCGGGGATCGAGCTGGCACGGGAAATCGGCCATCGGCTGCCTGACGTTCCGGTGGTCCTGACCAGCGGCTACAGCAGCGTGCTGGCCGAACAGGGTAATCACGACTTTGAGCTTTTGCAGAAACCCTATTCGCTGGAGGAGCTCGCGAAAGTCCTTGCGCGCGTCTCTGCACGCCGCAAAGTAACGGGTTAG